The genomic window ATATACTTGCCTAGTAAAACAAAGGCAATGACGACGGCAGAAACTTCAAAATAAACATCTCGCTCCTCGACTCCGACAGGTAGAGCATTAGGAAAGAAAATCACTGCCACACTATAGAAATAGGCAACGCTGGTTCCTAGAGCAATCAGGAAATCCATGTTTACATTGCGGCTTTTGATGGCATTCCACGCTCCCACGTAAAATGACCAGCCACCAATGAACTGTACAGGGGTAGCCAGGATAAAAAGCCAGACTCCCCAGGTGAACCAGGGTAGAGCAGAAATCGGCACCCAGCTTAAGATACTTACACCTGCTGCCAGTCCCAAAAATGCAGCCGCTCGCAGAATTGCTAAAAGCAGTACCCCCGTCATCGCAATGGTGACGCGAGTCCGCATAGATTTGAGTTCCTTCTCAGGATCTAAAAATGTGTTTAAGCAAGTTTGGCTACAAAAATAGTAAGTGCGTCCACTTCGTTCTGTCTTCAAGGATGTGGCTTTAGGTACTGTCATGCCACAAATAGGATCTTTTGCCATCCCACCTTGGGGTACAATGCTTGCGTGTCTATGTCCGTGATGCTCGTGAGTTCTGGTCATTTTTGAATGAACTCCTTCATCCTGCTAGTTGTGATTCAAAAGTATGCAGGCAAGTCTGGCTGCAAAAATAGTAAGTTTGTCCGTCTCGCTCGGACTTCAAGGCTGTAGCATTTTTGACAGTGATGCTA from Tolypothrix sp. PCC 7712 includes these protein-coding regions:
- a CDS encoding YHS domain-containing protein translates to MKSERDGQTYYFCSQTCLHTFESQLAG